A genomic stretch from Bacillus sp. N1-1 includes:
- the gnd gene encoding phosphogluconate dehydrogenase (NAD(+)-dependent, decarboxylating) — MNVGLIGLGKMGYNLALNLRDHEHNVIVHDANDEQVQKMNEEGFTGKHSLKEVVESLESPRILWMMVPSGDITEAVTTELSGLLDRGDIIIDGGNSHYNDSKRRGEMLLEKGIYFFDVGTSGGKSGARNGACTMIGGDSTVFETIEPLFKDICVEDGYLYTGESGSGHFLKMVHNGVEYGMMQSIAEGFDLLSKSEYDFDYEKVARVWNNGSVIRSWLMELTEQAFLKDANLDEIRGVMNSSGEGKWTVETALDLQTATPVIALSLMMRYRSLEDDTFTGKVVAALRNEFGGHATEKSN; from the coding sequence ATGAACGTCGGATTAATTGGTCTTGGCAAAATGGGATACAACCTTGCTCTAAACTTACGTGATCATGAACATAACGTGATCGTACACGATGCAAATGATGAGCAGGTTCAGAAAATGAATGAAGAGGGCTTTACAGGAAAGCACTCTCTTAAAGAAGTGGTAGAATCACTAGAATCACCACGTATTCTTTGGATGATGGTTCCTTCAGGCGATATCACTGAAGCTGTTACAACTGAATTGTCGGGCCTTCTCGACCGCGGTGATATAATCATTGATGGAGGGAATTCCCACTATAACGATTCAAAGCGCAGAGGTGAAATGCTTTTAGAAAAAGGCATTTATTTCTTTGATGTAGGCACAAGTGGTGGGAAGTCAGGTGCACGCAATGGCGCTTGTACGATGATCGGTGGAGATAGCACTGTGTTTGAAACCATTGAGCCATTATTTAAAGACATTTGCGTTGAAGATGGCTACCTCTACACTGGTGAGTCGGGTAGCGGTCACTTCTTGAAAATGGTTCATAATGGCGTAGAATATGGCATGATGCAGTCCATTGCAGAAGGTTTTGATTTACTAAGTAAAAGTGAGTACGATTTTGACTACGAAAAAGTGGCGCGCGTATGGAATAACGGTTCTGTTATTCGTTCTTGGTTAATGGAATTAACCGAGCAGGCTTTCTTAAAAGACGCTAATCTTGATGAAATTCGCGGTGTAATGAACTCATCAGGTGAAGGGAAATGGACAGTAGAGACAGCTCTTGATCTCCAAACAGCAACTCCTGTTATCGCACTTTCCCTAATGATGCGCTATCGTTCATTAGAAGACGATACGTTCACTGGTAAAGTCGTTGCAGCTCTTCGTAATGAATTCGGCGGTCACGCAACTGAAAAAAGCAATTAA
- a CDS encoding MurR/RpiR family transcriptional regulator: protein MPDTETRHCLPRIRSSYSQFSEKERQVADYILNNSNKIIHSTINQVAEDLNVADATVFRFCKRIGFKGFQAMKIALAAEIVNPIQDIHETITETDSPKEVAEKVLRSNIRTLEDTYHILDDSTIDQAVQILLRATHIEFYGNGGSGIIAMDAQHKFIRTGLRSTSYSDAHLQIMSASQLSSSDVAVLISHSGTNKDMLRVADIARETGATTIAITNLATSPLSKKVDIPLYTVSQETDFRSEALASRIAQLSLVDALYVNIMIARKEKSKHSLQLMREAISSKRI, encoded by the coding sequence ATGCCCGATACGGAAACCCGCCACTGCCTTCCAAGAATCCGCTCTTCTTATTCGCAATTTAGCGAAAAAGAACGACAGGTGGCGGATTATATATTAAACAATTCCAATAAGATTATCCACAGCACAATTAATCAGGTTGCAGAAGACTTGAACGTAGCTGATGCAACCGTTTTTCGTTTTTGTAAGCGAATTGGTTTCAAAGGCTTTCAAGCGATGAAGATTGCCCTGGCTGCAGAGATTGTTAATCCGATTCAGGATATTCATGAAACCATCACAGAAACGGACTCCCCGAAAGAGGTAGCTGAAAAGGTGCTTCGATCAAACATTCGAACGCTTGAGGATACGTACCACATACTGGATGATTCGACGATTGATCAGGCCGTTCAAATTTTATTAAGAGCTACACATATTGAATTTTACGGAAATGGTGGTTCGGGAATTATTGCGATGGACGCACAGCATAAGTTTATTCGAACAGGATTACGCTCTACGTCATATAGCGATGCCCATTTGCAAATCATGTCAGCCTCACAGCTATCAAGTAGCGATGTGGCCGTCTTGATTTCTCATTCTGGTACGAATAAAGATATGCTTCGCGTAGCTGACATCGCACGTGAAACTGGGGCAACCACGATCGCTATCACGAATCTTGCTACCTCGCCACTAAGTAAAAAAGTTGATATTCCTCTCTATACCGTTTCACAAGAAACAGACTTTCGCTCTGAAGCGCTCGCATCTAGGATTGCACAGCTAAGTCTTGTTGATGCACTTTATGTGAATATTATGATTGCGCGAAAAGAAAAATCAAAGCACTCACTGCAACTTATGCGCGAAGCCATCTCTTCAAAGCGAATTTAA
- a CDS encoding DUF1330 domain-containing protein has translation MALYALNLFNVKDGEEYAEYARRAEEPLRQYGGKVVAIGKLDSSPEGNIAPRQVMMLVEWESKEGIYNYVNDPDLEDLHPHRELGVDDFVWHLFEKLEDLRPVLK, from the coding sequence ATGGCGCTGTACGCACTGAATCTATTTAATGTAAAAGACGGGGAAGAATATGCTGAATATGCTAGAAGGGCAGAAGAACCGCTGCGTCAATATGGTGGAAAAGTTGTGGCCATTGGGAAGCTTGATTCCTCTCCAGAAGGGAACATTGCGCCGAGGCAGGTGATGATGCTTGTTGAATGGGAATCGAAAGAAGGCATTTACAACTACGTGAATGATCCTGATCTTGAAGATTTGCATCCACATCGTGAGCTTGGCGTCGATGATTTTGTTTGGCATTTGTTTGAAAAGCTAGAAGATCTACGCCCTGTATTGAAATGA
- a CDS encoding molybdopterin-dependent oxidoreductase: MDSAKENVHYRTCPLCEATCGLEIHTVNGEVTHIEGDKQDPFSKGYLCPKGFSLKELHHDPDRIREPMIRKGAEWFTVSYEEAFKEVRKGLRGVIEKHGRDAVGVYLGNPNVHNLSGMLYLPLFLRALGSRNQYSASTVDQIPKQLAAEFMYGSDFSIPIPDIDRTQYFLVIGANPIVSNGSLMTGPNMRGRLKALQDRGGRLVVVDPVRTATAKLANDHHFIKPGTDGYFLFSILHTLFDEGLTKETHLAQHVNGLSEVKKLAKEFPPEKMAAVCGLDAETIRTIARDVSSATCAAVYGRMGTCTQAFGTVNSWLIDVINYVTGNLDREGGVMFTTPAAGGKTSKKGYRFDRFRSRVSHMPEVLGELPVACLAEEMDTPGEGQIRAFVTVAGNPVLSTPNSKRLQKAMEDLDFMVSVDCYLNETTRNANVIFPAPTPLERSHYDLSFYQLSVRNISHYSPPVFEKNEGQLDEWQILLKLAALVGEEEPDQDAVSKLDDASIHYLIKKDIKNDRSPIYGRNPKDISEALEGRTGPERMLDYMLRSGPYGDHFKQQDGLSLKKLEENPHGIDLGALKPRIPEVLLTHTGKIELAPKLIVDDVTRLKEEASRSDMLLIGRRNLRSNNSWMHNLPVLMKGKDRCTLWLHPSDGERLEIQDGDLAVVQSEVGRLEVIVELTNDIMPGVGSIPHGYGHGLTGVKMAVAKDNKGVNTNLLSDEKRRDAVSGTAVLNGIPITVSKTKSGREKHGAVRTESI, encoded by the coding sequence ATGGATTCGGCTAAGGAGAACGTTCACTACCGTACCTGTCCACTTTGCGAAGCGACGTGTGGGTTAGAAATCCACACCGTTAATGGAGAAGTTACGCATATTGAAGGAGATAAGCAAGATCCTTTTAGCAAAGGGTATTTATGTCCAAAAGGGTTTAGTTTAAAGGAATTGCATCACGATCCAGACCGGATAAGAGAGCCGATGATTCGAAAAGGGGCGGAATGGTTTACAGTGAGCTATGAAGAAGCTTTTAAGGAAGTAAGGAAAGGCCTTCGGGGTGTGATTGAAAAGCACGGACGGGATGCTGTAGGCGTCTATCTTGGAAATCCAAATGTGCACAACCTATCAGGCATGCTCTATTTGCCTCTGTTTCTTCGTGCACTTGGAAGCCGTAATCAATACTCTGCCAGCACAGTTGACCAAATTCCCAAACAGTTAGCAGCAGAGTTTATGTACGGTAGCGACTTTAGCATACCGATCCCAGACATTGATCGGACTCAGTATTTTCTAGTTATTGGTGCGAATCCAATCGTTTCAAATGGAAGCTTAATGACGGGACCTAACATGCGTGGGAGACTTAAAGCTTTACAGGACAGGGGTGGGCGTCTGGTTGTTGTCGATCCAGTTCGTACAGCTACCGCTAAACTGGCGAATGACCATCATTTTATTAAACCTGGCACAGATGGGTATTTCTTATTTAGTATTCTTCACACCTTATTTGATGAAGGATTAACGAAGGAAACGCATCTTGCTCAGCATGTAAACGGCCTTTCGGAAGTAAAGAAACTGGCAAAAGAGTTCCCTCCAGAAAAAATGGCAGCCGTATGCGGGCTTGATGCAGAAACGATTCGTACGATCGCAAGAGACGTTTCTTCTGCCACGTGTGCTGCTGTGTATGGACGAATGGGGACATGTACACAGGCGTTCGGAACAGTAAATAGCTGGTTAATTGACGTGATAAATTATGTGACAGGTAATTTGGATCGTGAAGGTGGCGTCATGTTCACAACGCCTGCTGCTGGTGGAAAAACGTCTAAGAAAGGCTATCGTTTTGATCGTTTTAGAAGCAGGGTTAGTCATATGCCTGAAGTGCTAGGTGAACTTCCTGTTGCGTGCCTTGCAGAAGAAATGGATACCCCTGGTGAAGGGCAAATTCGCGCTTTTGTCACGGTCGCGGGTAATCCCGTTTTATCAACACCAAATAGTAAGCGATTACAAAAAGCAATGGAAGATCTTGATTTTATGGTAAGTGTAGACTGTTATCTAAATGAAACGACCAGAAACGCAAACGTAATCTTTCCGGCACCAACACCCCTTGAACGCTCACACTATGACCTTTCCTTTTACCAGCTTTCGGTTCGTAATATTTCTCACTACTCGCCACCTGTTTTTGAAAAGAATGAAGGTCAGCTTGATGAATGGCAAATTCTTTTAAAGCTTGCAGCATTAGTTGGAGAGGAAGAACCAGATCAAGATGCCGTAAGCAAATTAGATGATGCATCGATACACTATCTTATCAAAAAAGACATTAAAAATGATCGCTCACCAATTTATGGTCGCAACCCAAAGGACATATCGGAAGCGTTAGAAGGACGAACAGGTCCAGAGCGAATGCTTGATTATATGCTCCGTTCAGGGCCTTACGGAGACCATTTTAAACAGCAGGATGGTTTAAGTCTAAAGAAGCTTGAAGAGAACCCGCATGGCATTGATTTGGGAGCGTTAAAACCACGGATTCCAGAAGTACTGCTCACGCATACAGGGAAGATCGAGCTCGCTCCTAAATTGATTGTAGATGACGTAACAAGACTGAAGGAGGAGGCGAGCAGATCCGATATGCTCTTAATTGGTCGAAGAAATTTGCGGTCAAATAATTCTTGGATGCATAACCTACCTGTGCTTATGAAAGGAAAAGATCGGTGTACATTATGGCTTCACCCATCAGACGGAGAGAGGCTTGAAATTCAAGATGGCGATCTTGCTGTTGTGCAATCAGAAGTAGGGCGTCTTGAAGTTATTGTGGAGCTAACAAACGACATTATGCCTGGAGTAGGAAGCATTCCCCACGGCTATGGGCATGGTCTTACCGGTGTGAAAATGGCGGTAGCAAAGGATAACAAAGGCGTGAATACCAATCTATTAAGCGATGAAAAACGACGTGATGCTGTCTCAGGCACCGCCGTGTTAAATGGGATTCCAATAACAGTTAGTAAAACAAAGAGTGGGAGGGAGAAGCATGGCGCTGTACGCACTGAATCTATTTAA
- a CDS encoding NADH-dependent flavin oxidoreductase → MTSNRKMLQTYTLPSGVELKNRVMLAPMTNFLSNDDGTVSAQELAYYEKRSGGVGAVITACAYVVPHGKGFAGEIGANRDEQIPGLKKLADTIHSEGAKAILQIFHGGRMCPPELVPDEEILSASAVPAEREGSKTPRAMTEDEIQETIQAFGEATRRAIEAGFDGVEIHGANTYLLQQFFSPHSNRREDAWGGSLENRMKFPLAVLESVQAAVKKHANSAFVLGYRVSPEERENPGITMDDTLQLVDELASRDLDYVHVSLSDFYQGSMREEDPTPRMEMIKERIGHIVPVIGVGSLHTPDEVEKALDTGVPLIALGREMIMEPNWVEKVQNGDEENIRVTLRKDAQQELVLPDPLWNAIFSVPGWFPIEE, encoded by the coding sequence ATGACTTCAAATCGAAAAATGCTACAAACTTATACGCTACCTTCCGGGGTAGAATTAAAGAACCGTGTCATGCTTGCTCCAATGACCAATTTCTTATCAAATGATGACGGCACTGTATCCGCACAGGAACTTGCTTATTATGAAAAGCGCTCTGGCGGTGTAGGTGCAGTTATTACCGCTTGTGCTTATGTGGTTCCGCACGGAAAAGGCTTCGCTGGTGAAATTGGAGCTAACCGCGATGAACAGATTCCAGGTCTCAAAAAATTAGCAGACACCATTCACTCTGAAGGTGCAAAAGCGATTCTACAAATCTTCCATGGCGGAAGAATGTGCCCTCCAGAGCTCGTTCCAGATGAAGAAATCCTTAGCGCAAGTGCTGTCCCAGCTGAGCGAGAAGGTTCGAAAACACCTCGTGCTATGACAGAAGATGAAATTCAAGAAACCATTCAAGCTTTCGGTGAAGCAACGCGAAGAGCAATTGAAGCGGGGTTTGATGGAGTAGAAATTCATGGTGCAAATACGTACCTTCTCCAACAGTTCTTTTCTCCTCATTCAAACCGAAGAGAAGATGCATGGGGTGGAAGCCTTGAAAATCGCATGAAATTCCCATTAGCTGTCTTAGAATCTGTCCAAGCAGCAGTCAAAAAACACGCTAATAGCGCTTTCGTTCTTGGTTATCGCGTCTCACCTGAAGAACGTGAAAATCCTGGCATCACAATGGATGATACACTTCAACTTGTTGATGAGCTTGCCTCACGTGATTTAGATTATGTTCACGTTTCGCTATCCGATTTCTATCAGGGTTCGATGCGTGAGGAAGACCCTACACCACGCATGGAAATGATCAAAGAACGAATCGGTCACATTGTTCCTGTCATCGGTGTCGGCTCTCTTCATACTCCAGATGAAGTAGAAAAAGCACTTGATACAGGCGTACCTCTCATTGCCCTTGGTCGCGAAATGATAATGGAACCGAACTGGGTAGAGAAAGTCCAAAACGGAGACGAAGAAAACATTCGTGTAACGTTACGGAAAGATGCACAGCAAGAACTTGTTTTACCTGATCCGCTTTGGAACGCGATATTCAGCGTACCTGGCTGGTTCCCAATCGAAGAATAA
- the gntK gene encoding gluconokinase, which produces MKEQFMIGVDIGTTSTKAVLFNDDGQPVSKHNVEYPLFTPTPATAEQDPEQILLAVVESIRTVIQDNQLRGEQVKFVSFSSAMHSLIGVDENGKPLTKCITWADNRSAQWAEKIKNDMDGHEIYRRTGTPIHPMSPLSKLVWLKNDETELFQSVTKFISIKEYVFYRFFHEYVIDYSIASATGLFNLEQLNWDEEALKIAGITADQLSKPVSTTHMMSGLKAPYIEETGLTSSTNFIIGASDGVLSNLGVNAIEPGVVAVTIGTSGAIRAVTDRPVTDPKGRIFCYALTEDKWVVGGPVNNGGITFRWVRDQFAASETETAKRLGIDTYEILTRIAEQVNPGSDGLLFHPYLAGERAPLWNSDARGSFFGLAMHHKKEHMIRAVLEGVIYNLYSVLLALEELIGEPKQIKATGGFARSALWRQMMADIFNQEVTVPESYESSCLGAIVLGKKALGEIDSLSIVSDLVGDTFSHEPKKENVQIYSELLPIYIRISRKLTEEYTAIANFQNKTLGKS; this is translated from the coding sequence ATGAAAGAGCAATTTATGATTGGTGTCGATATCGGGACAACGAGTACAAAAGCCGTTCTGTTTAATGATGACGGTCAGCCTGTTTCAAAACATAATGTGGAATACCCGCTCTTTACACCAACACCCGCGACGGCAGAACAGGACCCAGAGCAAATTCTACTAGCTGTCGTAGAGTCGATTCGGACGGTAATTCAGGATAATCAGTTACGTGGAGAGCAAGTGAAATTTGTTTCATTTAGCTCAGCAATGCATAGTTTAATTGGAGTAGATGAAAACGGAAAGCCGCTTACAAAATGCATCACATGGGCAGATAACCGAAGTGCACAGTGGGCTGAGAAAATAAAAAATGACATGGATGGACACGAAATTTATCGCCGAACAGGAACACCTATTCATCCAATGTCTCCGCTGTCGAAGCTCGTTTGGCTTAAAAATGATGAAACAGAATTATTTCAATCAGTTACAAAGTTCATTTCAATTAAAGAATACGTTTTCTATCGCTTTTTCCATGAATACGTGATTGACTATTCAATCGCCTCAGCAACAGGCTTATTTAATCTAGAGCAACTTAATTGGGATGAGGAAGCGCTTAAAATCGCTGGTATTACAGCGGACCAACTGTCTAAACCGGTGTCGACAACGCATATGATGTCGGGGTTAAAAGCACCTTATATTGAAGAGACAGGACTTACTTCTTCAACCAACTTCATCATTGGGGCAAGTGATGGTGTCTTATCAAATCTTGGTGTTAATGCAATTGAGCCAGGGGTTGTAGCTGTAACAATTGGGACAAGTGGAGCGATTAGGGCCGTAACCGACCGTCCTGTCACAGATCCAAAAGGACGCATCTTCTGCTACGCTCTTACAGAAGATAAGTGGGTTGTAGGTGGTCCTGTAAATAACGGAGGCATCACGTTCCGCTGGGTACGTGATCAATTTGCAGCATCTGAAACAGAAACAGCAAAACGCCTTGGCATTGATACGTATGAAATTCTAACTCGAATTGCCGAGCAGGTGAACCCTGGCTCTGACGGTCTTCTTTTCCATCCTTATCTTGCTGGCGAACGTGCTCCATTATGGAATTCTGATGCGCGCGGAAGTTTCTTTGGGCTTGCGATGCATCATAAAAAAGAGCACATGATCCGTGCAGTACTTGAAGGGGTTATTTATAACTTATACAGTGTCCTGCTTGCACTTGAAGAGCTAATTGGTGAACCGAAGCAAATTAAAGCAACAGGTGGATTTGCTCGATCAGCTCTTTGGAGACAAATGATGGCCGACATCTTTAACCAAGAAGTAACCGTTCCAGAAAGCTATGAAAGCTCCTGCCTCGGTGCCATCGTTCTCGGTAAAAAAGCACTCGGCGAAATCGACTCACTAAGCATCGTCTCAGACCTTGTAGGAGACACATTTAGCCATGAACCCAAAAAAGAAAACGTTCAAATCTACTCAGAACTACTCCCAATCTACATCAGAATCTCAAGAAAACTAACCGAAGAATACACCGCCATAGCCAATTTCCAAAACAAAACTTTGGGGAAAAGCTAA